The stretch of DNA ACGATGTGGCTCTGGCCAAGTTCTCCAAGTTTTTCCGCGAGCAGTCGGAGAAGAAGCGTGAGCAGTCGGAGGGTTTCCTTAAATTCCAGAACAAGCGTGGAGGGCGGGTCGTGCTCCAAGACATCAAGGTAACTCCTACATTTCTTAGGCAACAAACTAAACGCATTGCTGGCCTCCCTGTAACCTTCTCTGCACCAGGACCTTGTTACCTATTTACagttgtatattttatttcttGCTGTTCTTGTCCCTACCTGTTTGCACTGTGCTGTGACATGTTTGTGCTATAAGTCACTttctaatatgtgtgtgtgtgtgtgtgtgtgtgtgtgtgtgtgtgtgtgtgtgtgtgtggccatggGAATCTCTCACTGCATTGGGTGAATTGCATTTGCAGCTATAGTTAAACTAACCTCTACCATGGCAACATCACTTTTGGAGACATCCATTTTGACTTCCTGGACACTTCATAGATCTGtcgactgctgctttaactcatTATAGTGGTCTACAGCAGCGGTCTCAAACCTGTCTCCTTAAGAGGACTGGCAAATAATAAAATTGGAGGACCAGTTGATACTAAGGCTGACATTTTTAAACATGCTACCGTACTtataaataaaacaattgaaactgtaaaaaaaaaaaaaaaaatctacatctGCTCTTCCCTGTCCCTTGCTCAGCCTCTCATGCTCCTCCATAATGTACCTGAACAAAACTTTGTTTCCTGTCTTAGAAACCAGAAGCTGATGAGTGGGGAAATGGGACCCAAGCCATGGAGTATGTGCTAAAACTAGAGAAGACTGTGAACCAGGCCCTGCTGGATCTGCATAAGGTTGCTCTGGACTCTGCTGATCCCCATGTAAGCTGTTCAAGGACAAAAGCTTTAGTTATTGAGTGACGTGACTCCACTGCTACTGATTAATGAAGTGACGAGAAATCTGTTTCATTAGGTGTTGTACCTTACATCAGGGGGGTGCAAACAGGGGGTGTagtttttgtctttgtttttttaggggggggggtcacagtgGTTAGAGGCCTGTGCTtcagcgcggggcctctaacaTGCCTGAATTGAGCCGTCTTTGTTCAACGCGGTGTCATCTGACACCGTATTAAAGGGGTGCAGTGCAGGAAGTTTGTGCACTCCTGCTTTACGTTACAGCTTTAACTTGGACATTATGGGTTACACCTGAATCTGCCTTCCACAGGTGCAGTGCTCTTAATGAGTGCTGGTAACACTTTTGCATCTCTAGTGCTTATCTAGTGACATGTAAATGGTTAAGGTTTTATACAAATGCAGAACAAAAAGGCCTAAATGTATATGCTACTGTGTAATTTTGGAGTTCAGTGGACTCATTAGACATGACGTATGCAGCAGAATTCTGAAACTGCTTGGTAGACAATACTAGATGTAATATTTTCTTTAACCTTCCTGTATGGCtcacttcccttttttttttttttttttttttgttccacaTTTCTTGCCTGAACAGATGTGTGACTTCTTGgagtctgaatacctggagaagGAGGTCAAGCTGATCAAGAAACTGGGAGACCACCTCACCAACCTGAGACGTGTGAAGGCGGCTGAAGTGGGCATGGGAGAGTACCTCTTTGACAAGCTGACCCTGGGGgaagacagtgactaaatgctgTCTCCTTGGAAGGGCCTGGGGGTGCATTTTATCCCATGACTGAGCCCCCAGTCTAAATAACTGCTCATGCTCTAAAATGAGAGGAAATGTCATCTTTGGGGAAAAGTGATTTGCATgatctgcaaaaaaaataaagctCTACTAATAGCATTAAGTACTCTTGTGTAGCATTTGTCAAATCCAAGGTGCCTTAGAAGGGCTTCTGACACTAGGTCTAGCTTCTCTATACAAACTAGTGCACTAGTGTTGGGTGTGCTTTCAGAGTTGTAGTGTTTCAAGCTCCAATCTGGTGTATATTGTAATAGCTTTGATACAATGCATAAACAAAAGCCATAACAACTAGTACAGTTGTACTTGGAGACACAGGGGGTATCataccatttttcttttttaaatctcCAAGGGGGTTCACAAAGCTCTAATAAAGGGTATCGTAGTTCAATACAGCTTTAAATGCCATACAAGGCAATTGCAGATAACTCCTGGATTCAAAGTTGGGACCTGATCAGGTAAAGCCAGCCTTTAAATGGTGGATGGGCAGCCAGACCTGTTCTGGGTGGGAGTGAGATCTGCATGAGCAGGAAGGATGTGGTGAGTCAGCACAGAAGGTAGGGGCTGGCACCCAGCTGTTTTATACTGCCCAATCACAACACCTGTCATCAATTTCCCCCTTCAACTTGTACCCTGCCAGGTTATATTTTTCTGTGTATACAGAAAAGTGGTGTACCTGTGCACTCAATGTATGTATAATGCAAATATATCACATGCAAGTGCTTCTGAATAAGTGTATACATAAGTACAGTACAATGACCCCTTATAAATTTGTGCAACCTTCACTAAACTGAAAAAAAGCTAAATGTGTAGCCGCTCAACTGTAGAATTGGGCCGGAGTCTGGTCCAAGATGTAGTCTTGTCTTCCAGATAAGAGAAGCGCATAGAAAACCTTGTGGTGTATGTGTGGAATAGAAAAATACACATAATGGTGTAGCCAGTAATATAAAAGTGAACTTCTAAATGTAAGAATGTGTTAATACCGTTCATATTTTAGGTGGGTATATAGTgatatcagagatccatctctctgaTGTGAGCAAAAGGGTATTCTTCTTCACCTGGTCCCATTACCAGAGGCATTACACCCCTATTGATTAAGGGTTAAGATGGCATATAAGAAATATAGCCAAGATGTGAAGTTGCGGCCTCGTGGAAGAAGGTTTGCCCCCCCCTCTAGGGGaatgattaaaaaaagaattaacgaGGTGATGCAGATGGAGAAGCTCACAGCCTTTCTAAAACAGAGATCTAACCCATTTTATGAGATTTGGGAACCTTGGTTAACGCTACAGGACAATACCATCCTCCAACACGCTAACATCCCAAACTAATGACAGACTACTGTCACGGGAAAAGTCAAAAATAACAAGCTGAGGGCCGATCGCCGGGGGCAAAAGCCCAccaacctctcaccccccctccccccctctttccctctcctcttcttttacTAGCTATAGTCTCCCCCTCCTTGGGAGACCCCATTTTCTGGGCATTTCAATATGCCCACCTTCCAGAAAAGTTAGAAAATGTTGTATTGCATTGGGTTGTAAAATAACCACATGTATGTCTGTATTCATGTAActacccaataaaaaaatttgaaggaaaaaaaaaaaaaaaaatatagccaGAATTTCTGAGCAATTTTGAAGGAGACTAACCATGAGAATCTATTCTGTATAAGCCAAAGGATGGCGAAGGTCTGACTCTCCCTAATGTGTTGAGGATAGCTGT from Ascaphus truei isolate aAscTru1 chromosome 6, aAscTru1.hap1, whole genome shotgun sequence encodes:
- the LOC142497593 gene encoding ferritin light chain, oocyte isoform-like codes for the protein MSSQIRHNYHQDSEAGVNRVVNIQLHASYVYQSVGYYFDRDDVALAKFSKFFREQSEKKREQSEGFLKFQNKRGGRVVLQDIKKPEADEWGNGTQAMEYVLKLEKTVNQALLDLHKVALDSADPHMCDFLESEYLEKEVKLIKKLGDHLTNLRRVKAAEVGMGEYLFDKLTLGEDSD